In Nostoc edaphicum CCNP1411, the sequence ATCAATTTCATTCGGGAATAATCCACTTTGATTTACCAAAAAGTAGATAAACAATTGCCTAACTTTTTCTTCTGGTCGTCCATTAAGAACAATTTCCCGACCTCTAATCAAACACTTTGTATATTCTGCATAGTTTCTCTTATATATATTTAGTTTTTGGGATATTTCTTCACTTAAGCTAGTCATAGATAATCAGGTTTTTTTATCAACTGGTTCTAGGGACACAAGATTATTGCATCCCTTAGTATTTTCTATACAATTTTAAATTGCTATCTATTTTTCTCCGAAAAAGCTTAATATTTTAGCAACTAATTTCTTCCAAGACTTTACTGCTTGAATCTCTAAAAATGTATTTAAACTTTCTTCTTTTTCAAGTTCGTGCTTCAAAGTCTGACATACATTATCTGTATAGGTTTCACCTGGAGGTCTTACCTTTCCCTTTTCCTTAATTAGAGCCGTCCAGAAATCAGAATCTTCTTTTTGAGGTGATAATTTTCTTTTAGCTTCCTTTTGAATCTCTTTTCCTACTTCACTTATAAAATTGTCATACAAGGAGTTAAATTGTATAACTAGTTCAGGGATAAGTGTCTTTAAAGATTCATTTGCAGATGTCAGGTCATTCAGGATATTTTCTAGTTCCTGTTTTGCTTCTTTAGTAAACTTCTTTAACATTTCATCTTCATCCATTCCCTCAGCAAAAACTCTCATATCATAATATATATCTATATTCCTTGGCTCATAGGAACCAAAGTTGCGATGAATAGCGTGTTTGGTATTCCATGCTTTATAAACAGTACGATAGTATTCAATATATTTAGTAACAAAACCTTTATCTAGACCTTGATCTTTATAAACAAAACTAGGTACTCTTTTACTCAAATCCCGCAAATCCTTTATCTTCTGAATGGCTTTTTCTATTGCCTTGATTTCTGATCCTGTCAAAGCGTCACCATTTTTTATTCTCGTAAAGCTTTCTGTAATATCCTTGATTTCGTCTAATAAAATATTTCGTCTACGTTCCACTACACCCACTATGGCTTCAATGAATTCATTCTTATCTGCTTGTACATCTTCTTCACTGTAAATATCAGTATTTAGCTTGACTATATCATCACGGTAGTATCTCAAAGCATCATAGAACAAAATATTTTCTAGGAAAAAATCTAAATTCAAATTCCTGAATGTAGCTTGAACTTCTTCTTTTCTGATTTGAATTCCTGCATCCCAATCTCCATCACATCCATGCACTTTTTCAGGTTGATTTTTGTGAGTCAAGACCAAAGTTACAAATCTATGATGAAAATCTTTAGATTTAGATGTAAGATGATAACCTATTAATTTTCTAATATTAGCTTCAGGAGCATCATTAAATGAAGTGACAAAGAGACAGATAGTATCCTGATTCTCAATATATTTCTGCAAGTCTTTACGAATTGGATTTTCATCAAGTCCTTTAGTATCTACAACTGAATCAAACTGAGACAAGTTTGAGCCAGATAAAACATCATAGCTCACATTTAGATATATTTTTCTGGGAATAGCAAATTCCTTAAATTCAACATTATTGATGGCAGCAAAGACATTTTTTATCCATTCTTTCTCATTTGTTTGATTATCAAATTCAATCTTATTCGTAGTCCTATATTCCAGCTTTGCATTATTCAACGCATTTTTTTTAACTTCCTCAAGCCCTAATAAATCAAATTTTTCCTTAGCTGGATCAATTATTTCAGTTTTCTTTTTCTCTCCCTCATAAATTGTTTTATATTGCAACTTCATTTCTATGATATTTCTAATAGCCCTTTCAATTTCTTTAGAAATAATTATCTTCTGATCTGTTTGAAGATTGTCTTTGTCTTTATCTGCAATATAGTCACAAAATTCAAAAATCAGATTTTCCATTTCATCAACTGTATAAGGCTCTATTTCTATGTAAGTTTTTACCGCAGCTTTGATAATTACTTCACATATAGTAGTTTTACCTGCTCCGGTTGATAGTAACTCTTTAGTTTCAATTACATTTCGAGACTTGTTAGCAATAGTTTTTGAAACATTGAAGTCGCTTATTAAATTAAAAAGATGGCAAATAGCTGTGGTTTTTCCTTCTCCAATAGTACCTATAAAAACAATTTTATATTTTTCTATACTAAGGATGTTTTCTATTTCATCTAATCGCTCTAACTTGGATTTTAGGTTATTGATGCAAATATAATTAGGTATATTAATCTCAGAATGATCTGAAATTTTATTTATTTCCTTCCTCAAATCTTGTTTCAAAGATGCGATCTCTTCTTGCCACGTTATCGTCAACATACTGTTTACCCTGTTTCGATGCTTAATTACTTGATATTTACAGTATGCCCATTATGGTTAAATATCTAACAACAGCCTCATAACACTACCACCCCCTTCTCTGGTAAGACTTTAGCCACTTGGTTATGAACAAGGCGATCGCTAATTTTGGCTGAGTTAAAGGTTCTGGTAGAAATACGTAATGGCTGCACAAACTAAGTCCGTCTGCGTGGACTCCAGCAAGTTGAAACCCACGGAGATGGGTTTTGTCTGTATAGCTGCGATTTCTAATTGCCAGTGCTAGGGTATTTTACTGGCAGTTAAGGAATAAATGGTTTTAAAATGGTGCAATCTTAAATGATTTAGGGGTGCAGCTATGTCGCTACGCAATGAGCCTTTAGATTGGCAACTTGAAACGAATAATCCTTATATACCAGTTTATCATCAAGGTAATTTGGTGGGATTTTTTAAACCAGAATATGCCAGTGAAGTTATTAAAATTTTAAACGAAGAAGAAGTTTTAAAGAAAGCACTAAAAATGGCTTGTACTGATTTAATTAAAAAAATCGGTGGCGATACCAGAAAAGTCAATTATTTAATGGAAAAATATGTAAAAACTAGTGAACGTCCAAAGCATGGAACTAGAGCGATCGCAGTTTTACTTCAGGATAGGCAAAAAGAGCTTGATTTGAGTAATCAGGAGTTTGCTAAATTCTGCGACACCTTTAAATTATCTCCGACTGAACTGAATAATATTTATGCTGGAGAAACATTTGATGATAGTTTGTTAGCGCCACTATCACGTATATTAGGTATGGCAAAAGAGCAATTGCTGAAAGTGCGAGATGGTTCTGAAGAATCAAGCAACACATAAATAGCAAATCAGAATCTTCAAATCAGATAAAATTGTGAAAACAGACATCATTTTTTATCGGCTGTTTCAAGAATTCCCTGATATCTTCTTTGAACTTATTGGTAATCCTCCAGAAGAAGCTAGCCTTTATCAATTTTCATCAGTTGAAATCAAACAAACAGCCTTCAGAATCGATGGTGTATTTCTTCCTACACAAGGAAGCGAGAACCCGATTTACTTTGTTGAAGTGCAATTTCAAGCTGATGGGGAAATTTATTCACGGCTAATTGCAGAAATATGTTTATACCTCCGTCAGAATCAACCATCTAATGATTGGGGTGCTGTGGTTTTATACCCAAACAGGAATGTAGATACAGGCAATATCAAACATTACCGTGAGTTTTTCACAAGTGGGCGCGTCAGACGCATTTATTTGGATGAATTAGGTGAAGGTGCATCGCTTCCAATTGGCATTGCAACTGCTAAATTAGTAATTGCAACCGACGATATAGCGATCGCACAAGCAAGAGAGTTGATAGACAGAACTAAGTCAGAAATAAGTTCACCACCAAAACAGCAGCAATTATTACAATTTATAGAGACTATTTTGGCTTATAAGTTTCCCACAATGAGTAGGGAGGAGATGCAGCAAATGTTTGGATTAAGCGAGTTAAAGCAAACCAGATTTTATCAGGAAGCCTTTCAGGAGGGTGTTGAACAAGGTAAGGTTCAAGGCATCGAACAAGGCATCGAACAAGGTAAGGTTCAAGGCATTGAACAAGGTAGGGTTCAAGGCATTGAAGAAGGTAAACTCAAAGCAGTACCAGCAATGTTAGCAGCCGGGTTGACTGTAGAACAAGTAGCACAGGCGCTAGATTTGAGTGTCGAAGAAGTCAGACAAGCCGTG encodes:
- a CDS encoding Rpn family recombination-promoting nuclease/putative transposase, whose amino-acid sequence is MKTDIIFYRLFQEFPDIFFELIGNPPEEASLYQFSSVEIKQTAFRIDGVFLPTQGSENPIYFVEVQFQADGEIYSRLIAEICLYLRQNQPSNDWGAVVLYPNRNVDTGNIKHYREFFTSGRVRRIYLDELGEGASLPIGIATAKLVIATDDIAIAQARELIDRTKSEISSPPKQQQLLQFIETILAYKFPTMSREEMQQMFGLSELKQTRFYQEAFQEGVEQGKVQGIEQGIEQGKVQGIEQGRVQGIEEGKLKAVPAMLAAGLTVEQVAQALDLSVEEVRQAVQ